The genomic segment CCCGACGCCCAGCAGTCCGATGTAGAAGATGTTGCTGTTTGGCATATCCGCTCTTATCGCTCCCATGACCCGAATCGCGGCCTTGAGTGTGCCGGCGCTGCGGGTCCGAAGACTGGCAGAAACTCCGTCGCATTCCCCTCAAGACATGACGCCATGTGTACTTGCGTGCACTTCGCAAGTCAAGGGAGAGGTCGAAATCGGGTGCCGATCACATCGCCCCAAAGAGCTGATTCGAGGCGACCACCCGCGGCATTGGTGCGGGCGGGGGGAAATCGTCTCGATCCAATGCGGCGCTTGTGTTATTTTTCCGCCGCTGGGCGGTTCGCAGGGCTTTGCGGAGCGCCGTTTCGACTTCAGATTTCCGGCAAGGATGCCTGTCATGACGCTCCGCTCCTGTCTCGTTCTCGGCAGTCTTTTGGCCTGCGGTTGGACTGCGGTCGGTCGTGCGGATGACGCTCAACCCGTCACGCTGCGGTATCATTTTCAGCCAGGACAGATTGTCCGCTATGACGTCACGATGAATGACGACTACCGGATTCAAATCGGCGCGGCGGTCGATAGCCCTTATTCCCACAATCACTCTTCGAAGCACTACGAAGTGAAGTCGGTCGCCCCCGACGGCTCGGCGGTGCTGGTGCTGACGATCGATGCGATTCAATTGGAGATTTTCCAAAACGGCGGCAAGATCAAGTACGACAGCCGGAATAAAGAAACTGCGAAAAACGAACCGGTCTTTCTGGCCCTCGAAGACCTGGTTGGCAAACCGCATCTGCAACTGATCATCTCACCCCGGGGGGCAGTTTCAAACTATCAGCCGCTGGTCGCGAAGGACCAAGTTCCCAGCGACCCCGCGACGGCTGCGTTCGACGTGCTGGTCGCGCTGCCGGAACAACCGGTCAAGGTCGGCGAAACGTGGAAGGAAGCTTTCGAAGCTGCCGTCAATCTCACCGGGAGTGAGGTCAAAAAACAGGTGAAGATGCAGCGGCACTACACTCTTACATCTCATGAAAACGGTCTGGCTACGATTGAGATTAAGACGAAAATCCTCACCTTGCTCGAAGACGCCGACGAAGAGATGCAGCTACTGCGACGAACCCCCTGCGGCACTGTCGTGATCGACACCCAGCGAGGACTTCTGGTGAGCAAGACGTTGACTCAGAACAATGAGGTCACGGGGTTCCAGAACGGGGCATCGGTGATCACGTTCAAGCAATTGCAAGAGGAAAAACTGTTGACCGAACAGGCCGGCGTCGAGGCTGCCCCGGCGAGGTAGTCCCACTCTCAATGGAGAGGGACTGGACTGATCCTCCAAAGTAAGGCGGACTCTGGACGGCGATCCTTCATGCATTCTCACGACGCCGCACTTTCATGTGCTGCGAGGAGAGATCAGTCGATCTCACTTGGCGCTCAGTTCATGCACCATCTTGACCAGGGCCTTGACATGGTCGGGGTGCATGTCGGGGTGGACGCCGTGGCCGAGGTTGAAGATGTGGCCGGGTTGGCCGCCTGCGGCGTCGAGGACGTCCTGGACCCTTTGCTGTAATACCGGCAACTCGCAGTAGAGCGAGACTGGGTCGAGGTTCCCCTGCAACGCCCGATGGGGACCGACCACCTGTCGCGCGGTTTTCAGATCGACCCGCCAGTCGATTCCGACCACTTGTCCGCCGGC from the Planctomicrobium piriforme genome contains:
- a CDS encoding DUF6263 family protein, giving the protein MTLRSCLVLGSLLACGWTAVGRADDAQPVTLRYHFQPGQIVRYDVTMNDDYRIQIGAAVDSPYSHNHSSKHYEVKSVAPDGSAVLVLTIDAIQLEIFQNGGKIKYDSRNKETAKNEPVFLALEDLVGKPHLQLIISPRGAVSNYQPLVAKDQVPSDPATAAFDVLVALPEQPVKVGETWKEAFEAAVNLTGSEVKKQVKMQRHYTLTSHENGLATIEIKTKILTLLEDADEEMQLLRRTPCGTVVIDTQRGLLVSKTLTQNNEVTGFQNGASVITFKQLQEEKLLTEQAGVEAAPAR